One segment of Longimicrobiales bacterium DNA contains the following:
- the argH gene encoding argininosuccinate lyase: MQQVDTTQSAPTDPGHRLWGGRFAAGPAPSLEELNRSLPVDRRLWREDIEASRAWVQALARADVLTVAEARALDTGLRKVRDRLAHEPALFDSDDEDIHTLVERLLYEVAGPVAGKLHTGRSRNDQVATDARLWTVRALTRIDAELRALQAALVDQATDTIDLLMPSYTHLRRAQPVRVAHWLLAHFWALDRDRQRLQGALERVAVLPLGSGAIAGSGFDVDRTLLKELLGFRTISENSLDAVGDRDWIIETIFVASTVGAHLSRLAEDLIVFSTQEFGFVELPEAYTTGSSLMPQKRNPDGLELARGIAGRLIGELTAALAMVKSVPSGYNKDLQEDKRLLFSALDALFALLPATRETVALLRFNEQPLADAVSDESLIATDIADELVRRGVPFREAHGAVGRLLRAADAAGCSVSELPEAAWGAAHPVLLEGGRPELTALASVEARSVPGATSRQAVLAQLTQARSRLG; encoded by the coding sequence ATGCAGCAGGTCGATACGACGCAGTCGGCACCCACCGATCCGGGTCACCGGCTCTGGGGGGGGCGGTTCGCTGCCGGCCCGGCACCCTCGCTCGAGGAGCTGAACCGGAGTCTGCCCGTCGATCGCCGGCTGTGGCGTGAGGACATCGAGGCGAGCCGCGCGTGGGTGCAGGCGCTCGCGCGCGCTGATGTGCTGACGGTCGCGGAGGCGCGCGCACTGGACACGGGTTTGCGCAAGGTCCGGGACCGGCTGGCCCACGAGCCTGCGCTGTTCGACAGCGACGACGAGGACATCCACACGCTGGTCGAGCGGCTTCTCTACGAAGTCGCCGGTCCGGTCGCGGGCAAGCTGCACACCGGCCGCTCGCGCAATGACCAGGTCGCAACCGATGCACGCCTCTGGACGGTCCGCGCGCTGACCCGCATCGACGCGGAGCTGCGTGCGCTGCAGGCGGCACTGGTGGACCAGGCCACGGACACGATCGATCTGCTCATGCCGTCGTATACGCACCTGCGCCGGGCTCAGCCGGTTCGCGTGGCGCACTGGCTGCTCGCGCATTTCTGGGCACTGGATCGCGACCGGCAGCGACTGCAGGGCGCCCTCGAGCGCGTTGCGGTGCTGCCGCTCGGCTCCGGCGCCATTGCCGGGTCCGGCTTCGATGTCGACCGCACGCTGCTCAAGGAGCTGCTCGGGTTCCGGACGATCAGCGAGAATTCGCTGGACGCGGTGGGCGACCGGGACTGGATCATCGAGACGATCTTCGTCGCATCGACGGTCGGTGCGCACCTGTCGCGCCTCGCGGAGGACCTGATCGTCTTCTCGACGCAGGAGTTCGGCTTCGTCGAGCTGCCGGAGGCGTACACGACCGGTTCCAGCCTCATGCCGCAGAAGCGCAACCCGGATGGACTGGAGCTGGCGCGCGGGATCGCCGGCCGCCTCATCGGCGAGCTGACGGCCGCACTGGCCATGGTGAAGTCCGTGCCCAGCGGCTACAACAAGGACCTGCAGGAGGACAAGCGACTGCTGTTCTCCGCACTCGACGCGCTCTTCGCACTGCTGCCCGCCACGCGCGAAACCGTCGCGCTGCTCCGCTTCAACGAGCAGCCGCTCGCCGACGCAGTGAGCGACGAATCGCTCATCGCGACGGACATCGCCGACGAGCTGGTGCGCCGCGGTGTGCCGTTCCGGGAAGCGCACGGTGCAGTCGGTCGACTGTTGCGCGCGGCCGATGCCGCCGGTTGCAGCGTGTCCGAGCTGCCGGAGGCCGCGTGGGGCGCCGCGCATCCCGTGCTCCTCGAGGGCGGCCGGCCGGAGCTTACCGCGCTCGCCTCGGTGGAGGCGCGCTCTGTGCCCGGCGCGACCTCCCGGCAGGCGGTGCTCGCGCAGCTCACACAGGCACGGAGCCGCCTCGGCTGA
- a CDS encoding argininosuccinate synthase, translating to MSFTVVLAYSGGLDTSIIVPWLRENYDAEVICMAADVGQGEELAGLEERARQQGAQALIVEDLREQFVREAIFPTLRAGAIYARKYLLGTAMARPIIGRRQAELGLKLGADALAHGCTGKGNDQVRFELSFAAFAPDLKVIAPWREWDIHSREDAIAYAEQRGLQLTVSKEKIFSRDRNLWHVSHEGGPIEDPMWEPTPDVFMLTSSPEDAPDRPQYVEIGFESGYPVSVDGEALDPVTLIERLNEIGGVHGVGRIDLIEDRLVGMKSRGIYETPGGTLLYAAHSELEQLVLDRRTLGLKDDIAQRYADLTYEGRWWSTERLALDALVDVTQRKVTGVVRLKLYKGNASVAGRKSPFALYDEQLASFASGDEYDHADAKGFITLFALPTRAEAKQSGGFAASDDAGAQYGDAALQRTAVNGAGHHSRVEAPMNGAASNGNGAATLIPASRA from the coding sequence ATGTCGTTCACCGTGGTGCTTGCCTACTCGGGCGGACTGGACACGTCTATCATCGTGCCGTGGCTGCGCGAGAACTACGATGCGGAAGTGATCTGCATGGCCGCGGATGTCGGCCAGGGCGAGGAGCTGGCAGGGCTCGAGGAGCGTGCGCGCCAGCAGGGTGCGCAGGCGCTCATCGTCGAGGACCTGCGTGAGCAGTTCGTGCGCGAGGCGATCTTCCCGACGCTGCGCGCCGGCGCGATCTACGCGCGCAAGTACCTGCTCGGCACGGCCATGGCACGGCCGATCATCGGGCGTCGCCAGGCGGAGCTCGGTCTCAAGCTCGGCGCGGATGCGCTCGCGCACGGGTGCACCGGCAAGGGCAACGACCAGGTGCGCTTCGAGCTGTCGTTTGCGGCGTTCGCGCCGGACCTGAAGGTGATCGCACCCTGGCGGGAGTGGGACATCCATTCGCGGGAGGACGCGATCGCGTACGCGGAGCAGCGCGGGCTGCAGCTCACGGTCAGCAAGGAGAAGATCTTCTCGCGTGATCGCAACCTGTGGCACGTCTCGCACGAGGGCGGCCCGATCGAGGACCCGATGTGGGAGCCGACGCCGGACGTGTTCATGCTGACCAGCTCGCCCGAGGATGCACCCGACCGGCCGCAGTATGTCGAGATCGGCTTCGAGTCGGGCTACCCGGTGAGCGTGGACGGTGAGGCGCTCGATCCGGTAACGCTGATCGAGCGGCTGAACGAGATCGGCGGCGTGCACGGCGTCGGCCGCATCGACCTGATCGAGGACCGGCTCGTCGGCATGAAGTCGCGCGGCATCTACGAGACGCCGGGTGGCACGCTGCTCTACGCCGCGCACAGCGAGCTGGAGCAGCTCGTGCTGGACCGTCGCACGCTCGGCCTCAAGGACGACATCGCGCAGCGCTACGCGGACCTGACGTACGAGGGCCGCTGGTGGTCGACGGAGCGCCTCGCGCTCGACGCCCTGGTCGACGTCACGCAGCGCAAGGTCACGGGCGTCGTGCGCCTGAAGCTGTACAAGGGCAACGCCAGCGTCGCTGGCCGCAAGTCGCCGTTCGCGCTGTACGACGAGCAGCTCGCGAGCTTCGCCAGCGGCGACGAGTACGACCACGCGGACGCGAAGGGGTTCATCACCCTGTTCGCGCTGCCCACGCGTGCCGAGGCGAAGCAGTCGGGCGGCTTTGCCGCCAGCGACGACGCCGGCGCGCAGTACGGTGACGCAGCGTTGCAGCGCACCGCGGTGAACGGTGCGGGGCATCATTCCAGGGTCGAGGCACCGATGAACGGTGCAGCGTCCAACGGCAACGGCGCGGCCACGCTGATTCCGGCGTCGCGCGCATGA
- a CDS encoding GNAT family N-acetyltransferase, with protein MSAAPQRIALPVAPAYEPAVLLRVESSDVRAADAVVVRRAVAADVEAMHALQAEFVASRILLARSIEQIRATIDHYVVAEADGAIVATGMLKVYSADLAEVCALAVAPAYQKHGLGRRIVHALLDDAQAQGIHRVIALTLQDKFFHRLGFTTTALSRLPEKVAADCKVCPKRHACDEIAVVREVAPTFSNTGRS; from the coding sequence GTGAGCGCGGCACCGCAGCGGATCGCGCTGCCGGTCGCGCCGGCGTACGAGCCCGCAGTGCTCCTGCGCGTGGAGTCGAGCGACGTCCGGGCCGCTGACGCCGTCGTCGTGCGTCGTGCGGTGGCCGCCGACGTCGAGGCGATGCACGCGCTGCAGGCGGAGTTCGTCGCGAGTCGCATCCTGCTCGCGCGCAGCATCGAGCAGATCCGCGCGACCATCGACCATTACGTCGTGGCGGAAGCCGACGGTGCGATCGTCGCGACGGGCATGCTGAAGGTCTACTCGGCCGACCTGGCCGAGGTGTGCGCGCTCGCCGTTGCGCCCGCCTACCAGAAGCACGGCCTCGGGCGCCGCATCGTGCACGCACTGCTCGACGATGCGCAGGCGCAGGGCATCCACCGCGTCATCGCGTTGACGTTGCAGGACAAGTTCTTTCACCGGCTCGGTTTCACGACGACGGCGCTCAGCCGTCTGCCCGAGAAGGTCGCAGCAGACTGCAAGGTGTGCCCGAAGCGGCACGCGTGTGATGAGATCGCCGTGGTGCGCGAGGTGGCGCCCACGTTTTCGAACACCGGGAGGAGCTGA
- a CDS encoding acetylornithine/succinylornithine family transaminase, protein MSTAATTILEPSPAVAGSALLGTYRPAAPVFVRGEGVRVYDEAGRAWLDFVAGIGVNALGYGDATVRAAVEQALSSGLIHLSNLYRTEPAAALAQLLVDASFADRVFFCNSGAEANEAAFKFARRWARARGGEAKHEIVALRNSFHGRLFGALAATDRPAMQAPFTPLMPGVRFVDPNDAASLEAALDPARTAAIIAEPVQGEGGVQPLSADVLARLRAVADANDALLIFDEVQCGLGRTGRLFAYQAHGIVPDVLTLAKPLAGGLPMGAVLLSDGVAECIQPGDHATTFGGGPLVATVAAAVVARIADPAFLGRVRALGDYLHEQLRELAASCPSIVDVRGAGLMWGIVLDVPAAPVAAAALEAGLLVATAGERVVRLLPPLVIRESDIDEAIAILGEVLA, encoded by the coding sequence GTGAGCACTGCGGCAACGACAATCCTCGAGCCTTCGCCCGCTGTCGCAGGCAGCGCGCTGCTCGGCACCTACCGTCCGGCGGCGCCCGTGTTCGTACGCGGCGAGGGCGTGCGCGTCTACGACGAGGCGGGTCGCGCCTGGCTGGACTTCGTCGCCGGCATCGGCGTCAATGCGCTCGGCTACGGCGACGCAACCGTTCGCGCCGCGGTCGAGCAGGCGCTGTCCAGTGGACTGATCCATCTGTCGAACCTGTACCGCACCGAGCCTGCGGCTGCACTCGCGCAGCTGCTCGTGGATGCGAGCTTTGCCGATCGCGTGTTCTTCTGCAACTCGGGTGCGGAGGCGAACGAGGCGGCGTTCAAGTTCGCACGCCGGTGGGCGCGCGCGCGTGGCGGCGAGGCGAAGCACGAGATCGTCGCGCTCCGCAACAGCTTCCATGGCCGGCTGTTCGGCGCGCTCGCCGCGACGGACCGGCCCGCGATGCAGGCGCCGTTCACGCCCCTGATGCCCGGTGTGCGCTTCGTCGATCCGAACGATGCGGCCTCGCTGGAGGCCGCACTCGACCCGGCGCGGACTGCAGCGATCATCGCGGAGCCCGTGCAGGGCGAAGGTGGTGTGCAGCCGCTCTCCGCAGACGTGCTGGCTCGCCTGCGTGCCGTGGCCGATGCGAATGATGCACTGCTGATCTTCGACGAGGTTCAGTGCGGCCTCGGTCGCACGGGTCGGCTGTTCGCGTACCAGGCGCACGGCATCGTTCCGGATGTACTGACGCTCGCCAAGCCGCTTGCCGGCGGACTGCCGATGGGCGCGGTGCTGCTCAGCGACGGCGTCGCAGAGTGCATCCAGCCCGGTGATCACGCGACGACCTTTGGCGGCGGCCCGCTCGTGGCGACCGTTGCCGCTGCGGTGGTCGCGCGCATTGCGGATCCGGCATTCCTCGGTCGCGTGCGTGCGCTGGGCGACTACCTGCACGAGCAGCTCCGTGAGCTGGCGGCGTCCTGCCCGAGCATTGTCGACGTCCGTGGCGCCGGTCTCATGTGGGGCATCGTACTGGACGTACCCGCCGCACCGGTCGCTGCGGCGGCGCTCGAGGCCGGCCTGCTGGTCGCGACTGCCGGTGAGCGAGTCGTGCGGCTGCTGCCTCCGCTGGTGATCCGGGAGTCGGACATCGACGAGGCGATCGCCATCCTGGGCGAGGTGCTGGCGTGA
- the argB gene encoding acetylglutamate kinase, whose protein sequence is MNVRVVKIGGAALTDAGWVGSFAEAVAAADENLVIVHGGGPEISALSERLGVAVEWVGGRRVTPDGALDAASMVLNGRVNKRLVSALITAGADAIGLSGEDGALVTASLAAGGVLGRVGRVASVRAELLSMLLGAGMIPVVAPVSRGPGGGALNVNADEVAGAVAVALGARELLFVTDVEGVRGADGVTLPAVEPAQGEALLASGVAGGGMAVKLRAALDALDRGVAQVRIGSVAALVNPDRGTLIGAAAVEAA, encoded by the coding sequence GTGAACGTGCGTGTCGTGAAGATCGGTGGAGCCGCGCTGACGGATGCCGGCTGGGTCGGCTCGTTCGCCGAGGCCGTCGCGGCCGCCGATGAGAATCTCGTGATCGTGCATGGCGGTGGCCCGGAGATCAGCGCGTTGTCCGAGCGCCTCGGCGTTGCGGTCGAGTGGGTGGGCGGCCGCCGCGTGACGCCGGACGGGGCGCTGGATGCTGCGTCCATGGTGCTGAACGGTCGCGTCAACAAGCGGCTGGTGTCCGCGCTGATCACGGCCGGTGCGGACGCGATCGGGCTGTCCGGTGAGGACGGCGCCCTGGTCACGGCCAGCCTGGCCGCGGGTGGCGTGCTGGGTCGGGTCGGCCGTGTCGCGTCGGTCCGCGCGGAGCTTCTCTCGATGCTGCTCGGTGCAGGCATGATTCCGGTGGTCGCTCCGGTGTCACGCGGCCCCGGCGGTGGCGCGCTGAACGTGAACGCGGACGAAGTTGCAGGTGCCGTTGCTGTTGCGCTGGGTGCGCGCGAGCTGCTGTTCGTGACGGACGTGGAGGGGGTTCGCGGCGCGGACGGTGTGACGCTCCCGGCAGTCGAGCCCGCGCAGGGTGAGGCGCTGCTCGCGAGCGGTGTGGCAGGTGGTGGGATGGCGGTGAAGCTGCGCGCGGCGCTGGACGCTCTCGATCGGGGCGTTGCACAGGTGCGCATCGGCAGCGTCGCTGCCCTGGTAAACCCGGATCGGGGGACGCTCATCGGAGCGGCCGCCGTGGAGGCAGCGTGA
- the argC gene encoding N-acetyl-gamma-glutamyl-phosphate reductase: MTNTSSVRAAVIGATGYTGQELVALLRRHPEMALVYATSEGEAGRPVAGTALSYVPADEVPLSEVDIVFTCLPTGASGAWALRAREAGARAIDLSADLREGQGGAVYGLPELWRDRVAGQPLVANPGCYPTGILLALAPLIREGLLDASRPVMVNAASGVTGAGRSAKRELLFGDVAEDFRAYGVGNTHRHVPEIAQGLARANGGHGAPFVFTPHLLPVRRGILETMYVPVGADVKRAQVIDALRAAYEAERFVEVWSDGLPALRDVVARNVVALGVADVERIEPPMVLVLAAFDNLVKGAAGQAVQNANIMFGFDEAEGLPA, from the coding sequence ATGACGAATACTTCCTCTGTCCGCGCCGCGGTGATCGGCGCGACGGGCTATACGGGACAGGAGCTCGTCGCACTGCTGCGGCGGCATCCGGAGATGGCGCTGGTGTACGCGACGTCGGAGGGCGAAGCCGGCCGGCCGGTGGCGGGCACGGCCCTCAGCTACGTCCCCGCGGACGAAGTGCCGCTCTCCGAGGTGGACATTGTATTCACGTGCCTTCCGACCGGCGCGTCCGGCGCCTGGGCGCTGCGCGCGCGCGAGGCGGGTGCGCGCGCGATCGACCTTTCCGCGGACCTGCGCGAAGGGCAGGGCGGCGCGGTATACGGACTGCCGGAGCTGTGGCGCGACCGGGTGGCGGGTCAGCCGCTGGTCGCGAACCCCGGCTGCTATCCGACGGGAATCCTGCTCGCGCTCGCGCCGCTGATCCGGGAGGGTCTGCTGGACGCATCCCGCCCGGTGATGGTGAATGCCGCTTCGGGCGTAACGGGGGCGGGGCGCAGCGCGAAGCGGGAGCTGCTGTTCGGTGACGTGGCGGAGGATTTCCGGGCATACGGTGTCGGCAATACGCACCGGCACGTGCCGGAAATTGCGCAGGGCCTCGCCCGCGCCAACGGCGGTCATGGTGCCCCCTTCGTGTTCACCCCGCATCTGCTTCCCGTCCGCCGCGGGATCCTGGAAACCATGTACGTCCCGGTGGGCGCGGACGTGAAGCGCGCGCAGGTGATCGACGCGCTGCGTGCGGCCTACGAGGCGGAGCGTTTCGTCGAGGTGTGGAGCGATGGATTGCCCGCGCTGCGCGATGTGGTCGCCCGCAACGTCGTCGCGCTCGGTGTTGCGGACGTCGAGCGCATCGAGCCCCCGATGGTGCTCGTGCTGGCTGCGTTCGACAACCTGGTGAAGGGCGCAGCCGGCCAGGCGGTTCAGAACGCAAACATCATGTTCGGCTTCGACGAGGCGGAGGGACTGCCCGCGTGA
- the argR gene encoding arginine repressor yields the protein MGKPERHAAIRELIASHRVTSQEHLRELLAQRNVEVAQATLSRDIRELRLIKVPDAEGRSHYTLPPESWDQSPALTRLLPALYVGAEGTGNLLVVRTLSGGAQAVAEALDWEEWPEVLGTLAGDDTILLILRDPAQLALIQQRIEELAGAVD from the coding sequence ATGGGTAAGCCTGAACGCCACGCCGCCATCCGCGAGCTGATCGCCTCGCACCGCGTCACCAGCCAGGAGCACCTCCGCGAGCTCCTCGCCCAGCGCAACGTCGAGGTCGCCCAGGCCACCCTCTCTCGCGACATCCGCGAGCTGCGCCTCATCAAGGTCCCCGACGCCGAGGGACGCTCCCACTACACGCTGCCCCCCGAGAGCTGGGACCAGTCTCCCGCCCTCACCCGCCTCCTGCCCGCGCTCTACGTCGGTGCGGAAGGAACCGGAAACCTGCTCGTGGTCCGCACCCTCTCCGGCGGCGCACAGGCCGTCGCCGAGGCGCTCGACTGGGAGGAATGGCCGGAAGTCCTCGGCACCCTCGCCGGCGACGACACCATCCTCCTCATCCTGCGCGACCCCGCGCAGCTCGCCCTGATCCAGCAGCGCATCGAAGAGCTGGCCGGCGCCGTCGACTAG
- a CDS encoding signal peptidase II: protein MNHDVQAAPLVALRRILSHQHLRFAVLIGILAWLVDWVSKSWALTTLAQRPRELGDALLLGVAHNDALAFSSFQSIPVESVLSLRLTCIVVLALLAVRFATESRRLACAFALLLAGGLGNVADLVLRDGAVIDFIGVRPFLFAEPDLAVVFNLADVWIKVGIILAFPLIRRAAQRTQEASDAFERRLQLRLR, encoded by the coding sequence ATGAATCACGACGTCCAGGCAGCGCCACTCGTCGCGCTGCGCCGAATCCTTTCTCATCAGCACCTGCGGTTCGCGGTGCTGATCGGGATCCTGGCCTGGCTGGTGGACTGGGTCTCGAAATCGTGGGCGCTGACGACGCTCGCGCAGCGCCCGCGCGAGCTGGGCGACGCGCTGCTGCTGGGCGTTGCGCACAACGATGCGCTCGCGTTCTCATCCTTTCAGTCCATCCCGGTCGAGAGCGTGCTGTCGCTGCGGCTCACCTGCATCGTCGTGCTGGCGCTGCTTGCGGTCCGGTTCGCGACGGAAAGCCGCCGGCTGGCGTGTGCCTTCGCGCTTCTTCTCGCGGGCGGGCTGGGCAATGTGGCGGACCTGGTCCTGCGCGACGGCGCGGTGATCGACTTCATCGGCGTCAGGCCGTTCCTGTTCGCGGAGCCGGACCTGGCCGTCGTGTTCAACCTGGCCGATGTCTGGATCAAGGTCGGCATCATCCTGGCATTTCCGCTGATCCGCCGGGCGGCACAACGGACGCAGGAGGCCAGCGACGCGTTCGAGCGCCGGCTCCAGCTGCGTCTCCGCTGA